The Bacteroidota bacterium DNA window TTGACTCCCTTCCTCGCCAAACATAAAAAGGGACTGGCCTTCTGTCTGTCCCTGCTGATCGGCGTGACCATTCTTTCCTTAACCTGGCCGTGGCTGATTCAGCGCGCTATCGATGGTCCGATCACGACCGAACTGGCGAAACCTTCCGAGGACCGCTCGTTTACGATCCTGCTGTGGTTCGGCGGCGCGATTGTCCTGATCCAGGTGGTGACCCTTGTGCTGCAGTATATACAGCGAGTGAAGTTGGAGATTATCGGGCAGGACATCATGGTGTCGTTGAAACAGAAGCTGTTCGACCATATGCTGTCGCTCGATATTTCGTTCTTTGACACGAACCCGGTCGGGCGGCTGATGGCGCGGATCGAATCCGATACCGAATCGCTGCGGATGCTCTTCACCAACACCGTGGTGCTGGTGGTGGGAGATCTGGTGCTGATGTTCGGCATCTATTCGATCATGTTCTATATAAACTGGCAACTGGCGCTGGTGCTGGCCTCGTTTATACCGGTGCTCGCGACAATGATGTACTTCTTCCACCGGATCACGACGCACCGGTTTCTTGAGGTGCGGAAGCGGATGGCCGAGGTGACGGCCTCGCTGGCTGAGTTCCTGCACGGGATGTCGATTATCCAGATATTCCATCGCGGCGACTATGCCCGAAAGCGGGTGTATCACTTCAACGAACGCAAGTTCAGCGAAGATGCGTATGTCAATATGTCCGTCACGATTTTCTTTAATGTCCTGTTCTATTTTGAATGGGTAAAGATCGGTCTGATTCTCCTGGCCGGTTCGGTCTGGGGCATATCCCCCGGGACGATCGTCATGTTCATTCTCCTCGTATGGAGAGAGTTCGATCCGATCGCCCGGACAGCGGATCAACTCGGCGTGTTCCAAAAAGGGATCGCCGGCGGGCGGCGCATATTCTCGCTGCTCTCGATCAAGGGTCGGATACTCGATCCGGCCAAGCCGACCGAATGGCCCGGTCTGATCAAAAGCATCCGGTTCGAGAACGTCTGGTTCTCTTATGCCGACGATGACAACTGGGTGCTGCGCGACGTATCGTTCGAACTTCCGGTCGGGAAGCGAGTGGCGCTGGTCGGCGTGACCGGCGGCGGCAAATCGACCGTCATCTCGCTGTTGCTGCGGATGTACGATCCGCAGAAGGGCCGGATCACGGTTGACGGAGTCGACCTTCGCGATATGCGGCTCGACGATCTCAGGCGGCGCTTTGCGCTGGTGCTGCAGGATATCATTCTGTTTCCCGGCGATGTCAGCGCGAATATCGGGCTGGAATCAACCGCTGTTAGTGACGAACGGATCATCGGGGCCTCAAAGACAGTCGCGGCGGATGGATTCATCCGGCGGCTGCCCGCCGGCT harbors:
- a CDS encoding ABC transporter ATP-binding protein/permease codes for the protein MTAEFYEDERMSREEKEIGVRKAFAQLTPFLAKHKKGLAFCLSLLIGVTILSLTWPWLIQRAIDGPITTELAKPSEDRSFTILLWFGGAIVLIQVVTLVLQYIQRVKLEIIGQDIMVSLKQKLFDHMLSLDISFFDTNPVGRLMARIESDTESLRMLFTNTVVLVVGDLVLMFGIYSIMFYINWQLALVLASFIPVLATMMYFFHRITTHRFLEVRKRMAEVTASLAEFLHGMSIIQIFHRGDYARKRVYHFNERKFSEDAYVNMSVTIFFNVLFYFEWVKIGLILLAGSVWGISPGTIVMFILLVWREFDPIARTADQLGVFQKGIAGGRRIFSLLSIKGRILDPAKPTEWPGLIKSIRFENVWFSYADDDNWVLRDVSFELPVGKRVALVGVTGGGKSTVISLLLRMYDPQKGRITVDGVDLRDMRLDDLRRRFALVLQDIILFPGDVSANIGLESTAVSDERIIGASKTVAADGFIRRLPAGYKTEISEKGANFSRGERQLLSFARALAVDPEVLILDEATSSVDPETERTIQSSLRKLMTGRTSLIIAHRLST